A genomic segment from Nicotiana tabacum cultivar K326 chromosome 7, ASM71507v2, whole genome shotgun sequence encodes:
- the LOC107818041 gene encoding hydrolase pyvD-like: MVKRSWREAKVPTAILAAEHDHIFPPDQAKQLGDALSAKSEIESFVKIFPGVQHGWTVRYNVEDELAVKAAEESHSDMLNWFIK; the protein is encoded by the exons ATGGTTAAAAGATCATGGCGCG AGGCAAAAGTTCCAACTGCAATATTAGCAGCTGAGCATGACCATATATTTCCGCCTGACCAAGCGAAGCAGCTAGGCGATGCTTTATCTGCAAAATCCGAG ATTGAGAGCTTTGTGAAGATATTTCCTGGAGTTCAACATGGATGGACAGTTCGATACAATGTTGAGGATGAATTGGCTGTCAAAGCTGCAGAAGAGTCTCACTCAGATATGTTAAACTGGTTTATCAAGTGA